The Fimbriimonadaceae bacterium nucleotide sequence GGAATGGGCGTTTCCCGCGTTCGTCCATGCGGTGCCGTTGGCCGTGGTCGTGCCCGTTCTGGAAGTCTTCTTCGTCCACACCACGCTCGTGCGGCTCATGGGCGATCTCTTCGTCCACGAATCGCAACGCATCGCGGAGAGGCACTACCGCCCTTTAGCTGAGCCCGCCGTGCTCGAGCGCGTGGCGCTCGGCTCCTAAGAGGCGGTCGGCTTCTCCCCAAAGCGGGACATAAGAAGGAGCGTTTTTTCGCTCACGTGGTGCTCGATTCCTTCCGCTTCGAGCTCGGCGGACTCGGCGTCCAGGCCGAGGACGAGGAGGAACCGCACGACGATGCGGTGGCGCTCGCGGCACTCGCGGGCAAGGTTGAGACCCGCGGAGGTGAGCCGGACGGGTCGATAGGGCACGAGTTCCACCAAACCTTCTCGTTCCAGCTTCCTGAGGGCCTTGGCCACGGTCGGGTGCGCCACGCCCAGCTTCGCCGCGATCTCCGTCACCCGTGCCTCGCCCGTATCCTCGATCAGGTCCAAGACGACTTCCACATAGTCCTCGGCCAGCTCAGCCCGATGGGCCTCCCGGGTCCTTTCGAACCGGTCGGCGGTCGATTTTGAGCCCGTCACGACTAAAAGTGTAGCACAGGCTTGATTTAGAATCGTAGCCCCGGCTACACTCTCCGTCCGTAGCCCAGGCTACATCTCAGGGCCTATGGCATTGGAAGCAGGGAGTCAGCCAGGGGGGGGGCCGCCGGACACCGGTTTCCGCTCCCTACCGGAGGTCAACTCGTCGGTCGCGGTCGACCGCACGAAGCCGACCTGGCGGCGCTGGCTCGGCTTTGCGGGGCCAGGCTTTTTGGTCAGCGTCGGCTATATGGACCCCGGCAACTGGGGCACGGACCTCGCCGGCGGCTCGAAGTTCGGCTATGCGCTGCTTTGGGTGATTTTTATCTCCAACCTTATGGCGCAATTCCTCCAGGTGTTGTGCGCCAAGCTGGGTTTGGTAACCGGCAAGGATTTGGCGATGGCCTGCCGGGACTACTACAAAAGGCCTGCGGCGATCGCCATGTGGATCCTTTGCGAAATTGCGATCATCGCGTGCGACCTGGCCGAAGTCGTGGGGTCCGCGGTCGCGCTCTATCTTTTGTTCGGCATCCGGTTGGAAGCCGGCGTTATCCTCACGGGCCTAGACGTCCTGATCCTGCTGTCGTTCATGAAGTTTGGTTTCCGCAAGATTGAGGCGATTATCTTTACCCTGGTGCTCACAATCTTCGGTTGCTTTGCCTATGAGATCTTCTTGGCAAAACCAGACTGGAGCCTCGTTGCGCGGGGTACGTTTGTGCCCACTCTTCCGAATACGGAGGCGTTGCTGATCTCTGTCGGCATTCTCGGGGCCACGGTCATGCCTCATAACCTTTATCTCCACTCCAGCATCGTGCAGACTCGGAAGATAGAGCAAGGCAACGGGGGTCTCGAAGAGGCGATAAAGTTCAATAAGATCGACACCGTGCTCGCCCTCAGCCTCGCGTTCTTTGTGAACGCCGCGATCCTCATTCTTGCCGCGGCACTGTTCCATAACGCCGGTATCGTGGTGGAAGAGTTAGAGCAGGGTCACGTGCTTTTGAATACGGTTCTTGGTGCAGGTTCTGCGACTGCCTTTGCAATCGCCTTATTGGCCTCTGGCCAATCATCCACGATTACCGGCACCCTTGCAGGACAGATCGTCATGGAAGGCTTTATGCGATGGAGGATCGCACCATGGATCCGTCGCTTGGTCACGCGAAGCTTAGCGATTATCCCGGCCGTCATCCTGATCCAGATCAGTGGCGGAAAGGAGACCGTTAACTTACTCGTGCTTTCACAAGTCGTCCTTTCTATGCAACTGCCGTTCGCCATCTTTCCGCTCGTTAGCGTCACGAGCGACAAGACTAAGATGGGGCGTTTTGCGAATAAGCCATTGGTGAAGTGGCTCGGCTATACGATGGGCTTCCTGATCTCCGCCCTTAACGTGTACTTGCTCTACGACGTCTACACGACCTTCCAAAGGGAGCACCAGGTGCCCTGGCTGCCGGCGCTGGTCGTCGGCTTGATCCTTGCCGCCATCGGCTTCGCCGCCTATGTCCACTTTATCTATAAGGACCGGCCAAAGGCCGACGGGGCTGCGGCCTAGCCGAAGCGTACGGGACTAAGCGGGCCGGTCTCCAAGTCGGTCGGCCGCCCGTCCGCCATCTGCGCGATCAAACGACCGGTCAGGGGTGCGAGCGAAACCCCGAGGGTTCCGTGCCCGGTCGCGACGAGGTAGCGCGTGCCCGGGATCTGGCCGATATAGGGCAGGCCGTCAGGGCTGCAAGGCCTCAAGCCGCTCCAGGTGCACGAGAGCGGCGGCCGGACCGATGCCGCGTAGAAGCGGGGCAGGGCGCGATGCAGTCCCTCGACCCGTCGCGCATCCACCGATAAATCGGTGCCGACCAATTCGAGCGTGCCCGCGATCCGAACCCTGTCGGCCATCGGCGTCACCGCGACCCGATCCTCCAGCAGCAGGCTCGGTATCCGGGTCTGGAGCTCCCCTCGCGCCAGTTCGAAGCTGTACCCCTTGCCGCCCTGCAGCGGCATGCGGATCCCCAATCCCTTCGCCAGCTGCTCGGTCCATGCCCCGGCCGCAAGCACGACGACGTCCCCCTGGACTTCCGCAACCTCGCCCACCTGTTCCGCCACGAACTCGACCCCAGTCTCGGCGAGGTGGGCTCGCAGCCCGTCCGTAAGCAGGGGCGGGTCGATCTGGGCGTCGCCGGGATAAAAGACGCCACCGACCGCCTTGTGGCCCGCAAAAGGTTCGAGCGCGGTGAGTCCGCGATGGGCGAGGATCTCGGCTTCGATGCCGAGTTCCCGCGCATGCATGGCCGCTTCGGCTTCTTCCTCGAGCCCGTCTTCCGTCCGGCACAGCATGAGCAGGCCGCGCTCATGGAAGCCGAAGGGGAAGGGAAGCGATTCAGCGGCCTCGCTCCAGAGCCTGCGGCCCCTGGCGCCGAGCTGCATGAGCAACGGTGCGGCGGTCTTCACATGCTCTTGCGTGCAATGGGCCAGGAAGAGGCGCGCCCAGCGCCAAAGGTCGATGTCGGGTCGGGCTTTGAGGCGAAAGGGGCTGTGGGGATCCAGCAGCCAGGTGAAGACTTGGTCCAAAACGCCCGGCGCCGCCAGTGGGACGATGTGGCTCGGGACCAGCATGCCCGCATTGCCCCTGGAGCAAAGGGGGGCGGCGGCACCAGCGTCGTAAAGGGACACCTGCCAGCCGGCCCTTGTCAGCTCGTGTGCGCTGAAGAGGCCGACGATTCCGGCGCCGATGACGGCGGCTCTTGCCACGGGGACAATCTACCGCGAGGAAGCACAAGGCCGCCCCGCCGATTTTTCTCGACGGGGCGGCAGTCCGGGCCTTCGCTTCAAGCGACGGCGGGATTAGGCCTTGCGGCGGCGAGCGACGAGAGCGGCGAGGCCCGTGCCGAGAGCGAGCATCGTGGCGGGCTCCGGAACGACGTTGACCGCGTAGCTGTAGTTGTTGGCGAGCGGGGTGACGGCGCCAGAGCCGAAGCCGTCGCCCGGGTTGATGCCCCAGCCGTTGTTGCCGCCCGGGTTGCCGCCCGAGTGGCCGAGCACGAAGGCCTGGCCGCCGGCGCCGAAGTCGCGCTTAATGGCCATGCCGATGAAGGCGCGGGACCCGCTGACGGCGAGGTTGAGTCCAGTGAACTCCTGGACGTAGGTCGGGTTGGTGGTGCCACCGACGCCGGTGATGCGGGTCGTGGTGCCCTGGGCAGCGTTGAGGTCGACCCAGCTCAGGACGCCGGGGCCGCCGTTGAGGCCGTTGCCGGAGTTGCCCGCGCTCTGCGGATCCGTGTAAATGGCGATGCGCCAGTCGAAGCTGTTGACGGGCATGGACGGGTCGGTGATCTCGAAGGCGATCGCGACCTTGTCGACTCGGTTCCCACCATTGGTGTTAAAGTCGTCGATCGAAGTGCCGCTGAAGTCGCCGAAGTCGCCAAAGATCTGGACGACGCCGAAGTCAGTGATGGTGCTGAGCGAAGAACCGCCAGGAGTGATCTGGTTCATCGCGTTATAGGTGTTGAGAAGCTGAGCGTTGGCAGCGACGGTGGCCGCAGCAAGAGCGAGAAGCAGCGTTTTCTTCATGTGTGTGTCCTCAGGTCAAAGAAGCAATCTCGTGAGAATGCCTCCACGTTCAGATTGTCCGTGTCGCCATTTTCTGTGACAGCGTTTTTTCCCGTGAGGTCACGAACGGGAAAAAAAGAAACCCCAGTCATTGACTGGGGTCCTTCCTTTCTGAGCCTAGGACGCTTGCGCGTCCGTCAACCAGAAATTAGTTGCTGCGGCGTCGGCGAGCGATCGCAGCGAGGCCAGCGCCGAGCGCGAGCATCGTGGCCGGCTCCGGCACGACGTTGACCGCGTAGGCGTAGTTGTTGGCCGTCTGAAGGACGGCGCCGGACCCGAAGCCGTTGCCCGGGTTGATGCCGTAGCCGTTGAAGCCGCCGGGAGTGCCACCCACATTGCTGAGGATGAACGCCTGGCCGCCGAGACCGAAGTCGCGTCGGACAGCCATGCCGATGTAGGCAGTGGAGCCGCTAACAGCGAGGTTCAGACCGGAGAACTCCTGGATGTAGGTCGGGTTGGTGGTGCCACCAACACCGGTGATGCGGGTCGTGGTGCCCTGGGCAGCGTTGAGGTCGACCCAGCTGAGGACGCCGCCGCCGCTGTTGAGGCCGTTGCCCGAGTTACCAGCGCCGTTCGGGCTGCTGTAGATGGCGATGCGCCAATCGAAGCTGTTGATCGGCATGGACGGGTCGGTGATCTCGAAAGCGATGGCGACCTTGTCGACTCGGTTCCCACCACCGGTGTTGAAGTCGTCGATCGAGGTGCCGCTGAACTCGGGGAAGTCACCGAAGATCTGAACGACGCCGAAGTCCGGGGTCGAAACGAGGCTAGCACCGCCAGGGGTGATCTGGTCCATGCTGTTGTAAGGGCCATTAACGAGCTGGGCGTTAGCGGCAACCGCGATGGCCACGAGCGACAGAGAAAGCAGGGTTCGCATGTTCATTTCCTTTTTGTCCTCCGATTGGAAGAACCCGCCGACGCTAGTTCGGCAGTGCACGTTTACTGTGCGATTCGTATGGTACATCTAGATCGCGGCCAATGTCCATCATCTAGAGACAAACAGGCAGAATTGCCTGTCACTTTGTCTGGCCAGGCACTAGACCCTGTCTATTTCCCCGGGGAGGTCAGCGGTCCTCTGGCCCTTCTTCCGAGACACTGGATTCCAGGAGTCGTCGCAGACGCTCCCGTTCGTCCCTTTCCCGCTCGCGATCCTTGACCTTATTTATATAGGCGTCGAACTCCTTAGGCGATTGGGCCGGGCCCCGGCCCGTGCTTACCATTCGGTCTCGGGCTGGCAAGCGCAGGTTGCCCCGGCCATAGAACCAGCCCACCACGCACGGCAGCACGGCAAGGACTCCGATCAAGGGCGCCCCCGCGCCGTATCCAAAGAAGATCAGGACGGCCGCGACCAGCGCCACCCACTTGGCCGCCAGTTGCAGCACGAACATGAAGCGGATCGGCTGGTCGGGCTCGCGGGCGGCCCAGATGCAAGTCAGGCCGGCGATGGGAATCCAAGGGTCGCCCAAGAGGGCGGGTCGGATACCGGAGAGCGCCGCGAGCGCGATCCCGAGGGAGGCGACCAGGGCGAGCCCAAAGAAGAAGAAGAGCAGGCGCCCGCTCCCTTCTCGTTCCTCGATGTACCGGCCCACGCCGTGCAGCCACAATCCGGCGAAGATGTACGACAAGGCTCCGCCCAAGCCGCCGAACGGATAGGTGAGAAGGGTCCAGGGTCGCGAGAGCGAGCCGTCGAAGATGACGGCGGAGCCCCACTGCTGGCCGACCGAGGGGATCCACCCGAGCACGAACCCGACCGCCAGCGAGATGATCAGACCCCAGGTGGCAGGGGAACGCCGCAGGTCGAAAGAAGCAGGGTTCGAGGGAGTCATATCGCTCAAGCCGCTCGTCGCTAGAGACGGACGCGTCCTGTCAAAGGTACGATCACGCCCTCTGGAGAGTCTCGCCCCAATGAAGTACTACGTCATTTGGCCCGATGGCCAGAAGTTTGGGCCCGCCGACGTCGACACGTTGACCCAGTGGGCCGCCGAGGGGCGCATCACGCCCTCCACTGAACTCGAATCGGTCGATACGGGCGCGCGGGCACCCGCCAGTTCGGTGCCCGGCATCATCTTCTCTGGCCCTGCCGCGGCGGCCCCCAGCGACCCCGGGCCAAGCTATCCCGGCCTCACTTCCGAGCCGAGCGCCCCCGGCCCTTCTGCGCCGTACGCGGCGCCAGACCCCTACCAATACCCCCCCAGTTCCTCTGGCGCTTACGCGCCGATGAACGTCGGCGACGACGGCGGTGGGGACGTCACGAAGTCCTTCATCCTTTCCGCAGTCGGGCTCTTCTGCTGCTGTTTCGCCTCGCCCGCTGCGGTCTACTTCGCGAACGAGGCCAAGAAGAAGGGCAATCCCAACGCGCAGGCCGCCTTCATCGTCTCGCTCATCGTTCTGGGCCTGGTGGTCATTGGCTCCATCTTTTATGCGATCGCCTTCGCCACCGGTGTCATCGGGGGCATCGGAGGGTTGGGCTAGACCTCGGCCCGCCGTGGCCCTCAGCCCGGAGCTTCCGCCGCCCGAAGCGGATCGGGCTGGCATCCGGCTGGACGATAAAAGCAGGTGGCGCCCTCGGAGGGAATCGAACCCCCGACGCCCTCCTTAGGACGGAGGCGCTCTATCCACTGAGCTACGAGGGCGCGCCGCCCTATGAGCGTACCGCAGGGCTCAGGGCTTGATGCGACGGCCCTGGTCCTGTTGCGGCGTCATTCTCATGGTTCCACGTTGCTTTCGGTACTCGGCGACCTTCTCCTCCACGGCCCTGCGGGTCTCGGCGTCAAGGCCGTCCAGGCCGGTCGGCGTAGATTCCGGCATTGGAGGTTTCAATTCGAACACCGCACTGGATCCCAGTTTCTCAGGAGTGCTTAGAAGGACGGTGAGTAAAGTCTGTTCTCCTCTGAAAAACCGGAGGGTTCGAATGTACTCGTTCCCCTCGCTGCTCCATAAGTAGCTGGCGATCGTTTCCTTGTCAGCCGCCATGGTCTGTCGATAACCGCCCTCATACTCCAACTCCATGTACTGCTTGTCGCCGAGCTTTAACGAGACGGTGATTTCGGAATTGCTCGGAATGCCGTATGGGAACAAGGACGTCGGCTCACCCCCCGTGCGCTGGACCGCTTGCTGGAACTTGAAATCAACCTCCGAGTGGTCACCTGAAACTGGATTGACCGTGGAGTCTTGGATCCACTCGTCGACACGCTTGGTCAGAGCGTTCTTGACCGTACCGTACTTGAAACGGAACTCGCCCCTTTTGGCTGCTGCTCGTGAGTTAGCATCAAGTGCTCCGTAGATCGAGAGAGCATCGTAGCCGCTCCAATCAAAGCCTGACAGCCCGGGCAGGGCCAGTCCGAGGACTTGGCAACCAAAATTGAACGCTTCTTTGGACCCAGATGCCTGGGCAAAGTCAGCAAGAGTGTCGACGTTAGCCCCTTCCTTCTCGTACTTTCGAGCAAACTTGGCCACCGCGACTCGCGGTACGACGAAGAAGTTGTAAGGGTTTGCCTTGGGTGGGGAAATGACCCACCAATCGTCCGACTGCTCGAAACTGGGTTTGGAGAAGCTTAGGAGCGCCCTTGTTCCCGCGATGGCGTCTTTCTGGTCCGCAAGCATGTAGTTCGACATCAAGATCATGGCGTCGTCAAGACGCGCCACCAGGTTTACGTCGACGGCCTCGGCCGCAGCAAGAAGAGTTTCAGACGGGATCCAAGCGAACGGGTCGTCCTTATCCATCTCCTTGAAATATCCTAACAGAGCTTTTTGGTAATCCGTCGGCTCCTCCGGCTTTGAAGAACGCCCTCGTTGCGACATCGCTTGCTTCATTGCGGTAACAATGTTCTGCGCGCGCTCGGACAATTGAAGTTCCGCTTTAACGTCCGGAAGCTTTATGGTCGTGGCTTGATCGGATCCGGGCGCCTCAATTCCGAACATTTCGTTGCTTTGGGTCGACCAATCGTCGGAGCTAAGGGTGTATTTCAAGTCCAAGAAACCGCCCATCGCGTTCCTACTGAACTTGAACAAAAAGTAGGTCGGTGTCACCCCGGCATCGTCTTCCTGCAAAATCTCCGAGTAATAACCGCCGACCGCGTTGGAGAACGTGCTTTGGCCCAAAGCATCGCGGAGCATCGCCCTTTCATTCAGATAACTCTGGACCGCGGCCTGGAAATCCTTGGGCAAAGCTTCCTGGCGGGGGGTCGGATGGGAACTGAGAACGAGTTGCTCCCCAGAGCGAAGCTTGGCGAGGCGCTCCACCCCGACGCTCTTGACGATGCGCATGATGAGCCGCTTCCTTGCCGACCGTGCGTCAGCGGCCATGACGGCCGACCACCGCGTCTCTTCTGGCAGTTCTTGCGCTGCGATGGCGGCCTTGACGGCCTTTTCGGCCCCCTCGCGCGTGAGCTCCTGGGCAATGTCCGATTCCGTGATCTTCTTGCGGATCTGCGCCGCGATCGCCTCTATCCGCACATTTTCCTGTTCCGCTTCGTAACCAGGCCTCCGGGCAAGAATCTTCTTGCCGCCCTCCGTGCGCCAGACACCGTCAAGAACTTTCGCGACCCTTTCGAGGGCCTCGTCCTTCGGCACATCCTTCAGTCGGACCAGGAGCGGTTCGAAGGCGATCGGTCCCTCGGTGAGCAACGTTTCGCCGGTGTTCTCGGCCAGCGCCTTTACGACCTCGCCGGCTGCAGCGATCCCTTTAGTCAGGGTGACGGTGTCTTTCTGTTGACAAAGGGCGACGAGTAAAGCGAGCGACGTCATGAGGGCACCGGGCCAATATTATTGACGCGTACGGCCGCCAAAACAATCGCGTTACGTTAAATCAACGCGATTTCCGGTCCGCCCGGCAAAACTCGGCCGATGAGGACGCTCCCTTCCACCGGCCGGGCGCTTGCGACCGCCAGCCCGCCACTGGTCTGGGGGTCCAGGGCAAGCTGCACCAGCCACGAAGGCACCCCATCGCTGATTCTTAACCGGTCTGCAAGGAACTCTCGCGTGCGCGTCGCGCCACCCGTCACGCATCCTTCCGCGACCATGCGCTCGATTCCGGGGAGGACGGGGAGCTTGGCGCACTCAATCTCGATCGCGACCCCGCTTGAACGCGCAATGTTGAAGAGGTGGCCGGCAAGGCCGAACCCGGTGACGTCCGTCGCGCAGCGCGCGCCCGCGGCCAGCGCCGCTTCCGCGGCGGCTGCATTGAGGGTGGACATGGATTCGATCGCCGCCGCAAGCTCGTCAGGTCGGCAGCGGTCGTTCTTCGCGGCAGTGGTGGCGATGCCCGTGCCGAGGGGCTTGCTCAGCCAAATCCCGTCGCCAGGCTCGGCCAGGTCGTTG carries:
- the selD gene encoding selenide, water dikinase SelD, with amino-acid sequence MAEVLGRLPRSANPDLLVGFETSDDAGVFLVPSGASPLFGGAGSHPGEKEGHRRTALVQTMDFFTPIVDDPYSYGQIAAANALSDVYAMGGRPITVMNIACFDPTAAPPEVWAQVLLGMHDKTVEAGAVVVGGHTIDDPMPKFGMSVTGLVDPDKILRNDLAEPGDGIWLSKPLGTGIATTAAKNDRCRPDELAAAIESMSTLNAAAAEAALAAGARCATDVTGFGLAGHLFNIARSSGVAIEIECAKLPVLPGIERMVAEGCVTGGATRTREFLADRLRISDGVPSWLVQLALDPQTSGGLAVASARPVEGSVLIGRVLPGGPEIALI
- a CDS encoding PEP-CTERM sorting domain-containing protein is translated as MKKTLLLALAAATVAANAQLLNTYNAMNQITPGGSSLSTITDFGVVQIFGDFGDFSGTSIDDFNTNGGNRVDKVAIAFEITDPSMPVNSFDWRIAIYTDPQSAGNSGNGLNGGPGVLSWVDLNAAQGTTTRITGVGGTTNPTYVQEFTGLNLAVSGSRAFIGMAIKRDFGAGGQAFVLGHSGGNPGGNNGWGINPGDGFGSGAVTPLANNYSYAVNVVPEPATMLALGTGLAALVARRRKA
- a CDS encoding Nramp family divalent metal transporter, whose protein sequence is MALEAGSQPGGGPPDTGFRSLPEVNSSVAVDRTKPTWRRWLGFAGPGFLVSVGYMDPGNWGTDLAGGSKFGYALLWVIFISNLMAQFLQVLCAKLGLVTGKDLAMACRDYYKRPAAIAMWILCEIAIIACDLAEVVGSAVALYLLFGIRLEAGVILTGLDVLILLSFMKFGFRKIEAIIFTLVLTIFGCFAYEIFLAKPDWSLVARGTFVPTLPNTEALLISVGILGATVMPHNLYLHSSIVQTRKIEQGNGGLEEAIKFNKIDTVLALSLAFFVNAAILILAAALFHNAGIVVEELEQGHVLLNTVLGAGSATAFAIALLASGQSSTITGTLAGQIVMEGFMRWRIAPWIRRLVTRSLAIIPAVILIQISGGKETVNLLVLSQVVLSMQLPFAIFPLVSVTSDKTKMGRFANKPLVKWLGYTMGFLISALNVYLLYDVYTTFQREHQVPWLPALVVGLILAAIGFAAYVHFIYKDRPKADGAAA
- the mntR gene encoding manganese-binding transcriptional regulator MntR, with translation MTGSKSTADRFERTREAHRAELAEDYVEVVLDLIEDTGEARVTEIAAKLGVAHPTVAKALRKLEREGLVELVPYRPVRLTSAGLNLARECRERHRIVVRFLLVLGLDAESAELEAEGIEHHVSEKTLLLMSRFGEKPTAS
- a CDS encoding FAD-dependent oxidoreductase, producing MARAAVIGAGIVGLFSAHELTRAGWQVSLYDAGAAAPLCSRGNAGMLVPSHIVPLAAPGVLDQVFTWLLDPHSPFRLKARPDIDLWRWARLFLAHCTQEHVKTAAPLLMQLGARGRRLWSEAAESLPFPFGFHERGLLMLCRTEDGLEEEAEAAMHARELGIEAEILAHRGLTALEPFAGHKAVGGVFYPGDAQIDPPLLTDGLRAHLAETGVEFVAEQVGEVAEVQGDVVVLAAGAWTEQLAKGLGIRMPLQGGKGYSFELARGELQTRIPSLLLEDRVAVTPMADRVRIAGTLELVGTDLSVDARRVEGLHRALPRFYAASVRPPLSCTWSGLRPCSPDGLPYIGQIPGTRYLVATGHGTLGVSLAPLTGRLIAQMADGRPTDLETGPLSPVRFG
- a CDS encoding PEP-CTERM sorting domain-containing protein — encoded protein: MRTLLSLSLVAIAVAANAQLVNGPYNSMDQITPGGASLVSTPDFGVVQIFGDFPEFSGTSIDDFNTGGGNRVDKVAIAFEITDPSMPINSFDWRIAIYSSPNGAGNSGNGLNSGGGVLSWVDLNAAQGTTTRITGVGGTTNPTYIQEFSGLNLAVSGSTAYIGMAVRRDFGLGGQAFILSNVGGTPGGFNGYGINPGNGFGSGAVLQTANNYAYAVNVVPEPATMLALGAGLAAIARRRRSN